A genome region from bacterium includes the following:
- a CDS encoding AbrB/MazE/SpoVT family DNA-binding domain-containing protein — protein sequence MIKETQLVKMGDALGVRIPETLVDKYGLQDEVVLEERDEGLLIHARREARLSWAETYRQMAAAEADWSDWLNLHDEHEPPTRAGAMTPPSPTR from the coding sequence ATGATCAAGGAAACACAGCTGGTCAAGATGGGCGACGCCCTGGGAGTCCGGATCCCGGAGACGCTGGTCGACAAGTACGGTCTTCAAGACGAGGTCGTGCTCGAGGAGCGGGACGAAGGGCTCTTGATCCATGCCCGGCGTGAAGCCAGGCTCTCGTGGGCAGAGACCTACCGGCAGATGGCGGCGGCAGAAGCGGACTGGTCCGATTGGCTGAACCTCCACGACGAGCACGAGCCCCCCACACGCGCAGGCGCTATGACCCCCCCCTCGCCAACCCGG